The genomic window GGCCGTTTCCTGGAATTGATCCATTTCCGAAAGATAAACTTACAGGATCTAAGGAAGAAGAGTTACTTTGGATACGACCTTTCGCTCTGTGACCAGATTCAAGGCTACCTAGTACTCGTTGCTTCGAATTGACGGTTCTGAAAGATGCGGAAGAACTTTGAGTAATATCTTCTCCCCTATACTCTGCACCTACAGCGGTTGCAGCTGTTGTCAGCATTGCCTCTTTCAGTGAAGAAGTCACATGTTGAAGTTGTGGTAAATCTAAGGTTTTTAATAGTGTAGTGAGATTCAAACGATTCTCACTTACTGTTTGCTCTAGAAGGTCTGAACGTCCAACAAGATCTTGTAATTTTTTCACACCAAGAGAAGCAGATAATTCTCGTAGCTCTGCGCCGAAAGCTGAAAATAAATTCATCAGACCTTGAACAGCTAAGTCACCTTCTCGAGGAACAAAACGGCGCAGTCCATGTTCTTCTGCTTGAGCTTCGGTTTCAATTTGAGTAGCGATTCCGACGTGACACGTATCTAAATGACAACCACGACAAGTCGTACAGCCAATTGCGATCATTGATAAGGTTCCAAAACCGATGCGATTAGCCCCTAATAGCATGACTTTTATTACGTCTTGAGCACTCTTGATTCCACCATCTGCCCAAATTTCCACAGTATCTCGTATCCCCGCTTCTAAAAGAGCATTATGCGCAGCTTTGACCCCGATTTCAACAGGTAAGCCAACATGCTGGAGTGCGTGAATTCGCGCAGCCCCTGTTCCGCCGTCAAACCCACTGAGGGTAATAATATCCGCACCAGCTTTGGCAATTCCAACCGCAATGGTGCCGATGTTTGGAACAACTGGTACTTTTACAGCTACCTTGGCTTGGTCATTGGCTGTTTTTAATTCATGAATCATTTGCTCTAAATCTTCAATTGAGTAGATATCATGATTGTTAGATGGAGAAATTAAATCAGATCCTATCGTTGCATTTCTTGCTTCAGCGATTTTAGCCGTCACTTTTGAACCAGGAAGGTGACCACCCTCACCAGGTTTAGCTCCTTGCCCAATCTTGATTTCTAAAAGGTTGGAGGAGTTTAATAGCTCGGCGTTAACGCCAAAACGACCGGACGCAATTTGTTGACCACGGGTTTTTGGATATTTACCTAACATATCCTTTATCTCTCCGCCCTCACCATTAAGGCTCACCATATTTAATTGGTCTGCGGCTTCTGCATAGGCACGGAAAGCCACTTCATTTTGAGATCCAAAGGACATTGAAGCAATAATGAATGGTAAGCTATGTTCTCCAACAGACAAATCGACTTCTGCGGGAGCGATGGTCGAAGGAATAGTCTTTAATGAGAGCAAATGTCGGATCGTAATTGGATTTTTCCCTTCTAATTGCGAAAGCTTCTCGCGATAGTTTGTATAATCACCTGTTCTTGCAACGTCGCCAATTGACTTCCACAATCGGGGGAAAATACTAAAGCTTTTTGCTATCCGAAGTGACTCATTGGAATAATCGATTGAGCGTTGAATCGAATCTTCCTTCATAGCTGTAAAATTAAATGAGAGGTTTTCTCCACCAAAAAAATTGACGATATTTAGTGTGTCAGCTATACGAGCATCGAGACCTATAGAGGAAAAGAGTCGTCCGTATCCACGGAGCTCATGTATTCCAATTGTTGAAATGACTTTCTCCAAGCCCTTATTCAATGCTTCGAATAAATTCAAGAGTGGTGTGAATAGATTTTCTTCCGTTACGGTTAAAAACATTAGGTAAGGACTAATTGCATCTGCACCTAAACCAAAAGCTGTAATCAAATCATGCAGAGATCGAATGGCTGCTGAACGTAAAATAATTGAACAATCTCGTCTTAAGCCTGCAGCTGTAAGTTCTTGATCAATTGCAGCAAGAGATAGATGGGGATCTAGCCATAAATGCTGATTCTGATGGCTAAGAGAGTCATCAAGAATAATGAGTGTCATACCTTTTTCAACCTTTTCAATAGCATCTAAACTTAACCGTTTAAGCGCATCTTCAACGTTCTCATTTGGTGAATAGGTTGTGGAAAGAATCGTACACTCATCTTTGCTTGTGTAAAATGATTGTATCTGGTCAAGGGTAGGTTGTTGAGTTTGAATACCACACTCTAGCCCTAATGCTCCTTCTAATAAAATAGGGGAGGATAGTTCAATAAATAAATCAGGCTCATGCTTTTCTGTATAAGAAGGACGTTTGCCTAGCATAGTTCTTGTCGAAAAGTGCTCGGTTTCTCGGTCACGATCAATCGCTGGATTCGTAACGACTGCTACACTTTCCTTAATAAAGTCAGGTATATTCTTTCGATTGGGATTAATCGCTGCAAGTGGTGAATCGTGACCAAGAGAGCGAATCGGCTCGATTCCCTTTTCTGCCATTTGTTCGACTAATTGGATATGATCTCTTTCCCATCCAAAGGCATGGTATTGTCCGTTATGAATTTTTGGAGAAGATGACAGCAACACTTCTCTGTTTAAATGCTGGGGTTGTAGTCTTTTCGCATAGTCTTTTAGATTAAGAGAAGTGGCAAAAGATTGATAGACTTGCTGTTGAAAGTCCTGATAGTAAAAAACTCTTATGTCATTTCCCATCCACTTAAGTCCAACTTTTTCACCTGGAGCTAATGGTTTAGGGTCAGAGACAAATTCATGAGATGCGATGACACCCGGCTCAGAAGAGAACACAAAAGAGCTTGAAGTTT from Bacillus sp. 2205SS5-2 includes these protein-coding regions:
- a CDS encoding glutamate synthase-related protein, producing MFQDFHKGAHDACGIVASIEKKNNPSFANVQRCIDALITLDHRAGFINGEGDGAGIHTDIPRALWKEKLISNGISAEISDSPRFVIGHIFITRNSKTTDIPNNILTLFQENNFTVVYEDTENVSPDKLGPIAQQENPIFLQVALLAPNSFTEQQLYKKLFELTIELEQNEEIHVASLSPDFVVYKVMGSGETLPEYFHDLCNPLMASTMTLGHNRYSTNTLSNFFRVQPFSVLGHNGEINTIAKLRDEAMMIEVPLVKGGSDSQDLNRTIETLISRDGFSLFQAMEMVFPPINNEMGQYPTYLQDLYTYLRESWGHFAQGPAGIVSRFKDEAVFSVDSLGLRPLWMLETSSSFVFSSEPGVIASHEFVSDPKPLAPGEKVGLKWMGNDIRVFYYQDFQQQVYQSFATSLNLKDYAKRLQPQHLNREVLLSSSPKIHNGQYHAFGWERDHIQLVEQMAEKGIEPIRSLGHDSPLAAINPNRKNIPDFIKESVAVVTNPAIDRDRETEHFSTRTMLGKRPSYTEKHEPDLFIELSSPILLEGALGLECGIQTQQPTLDQIQSFYTSKDECTILSTTYSPNENVEDALKRLSLDAIEKVEKGMTLIILDDSLSHQNQHLWLDPHLSLAAIDQELTAAGLRRDCSIILRSAAIRSLHDLITAFGLGADAISPYLMFLTVTEENLFTPLLNLFEALNKGLEKVISTIGIHELRGYGRLFSSIGLDARIADTLNIVNFFGGENLSFNFTAMKEDSIQRSIDYSNESLRIAKSFSIFPRLWKSIGDVARTGDYTNYREKLSQLEGKNPITIRHLLSLKTIPSTIAPAEVDLSVGEHSLPFIIASMSFGSQNEVAFRAYAEAADQLNMVSLNGEGGEIKDMLGKYPKTRGQQIASGRFGVNAELLNSSNLLEIKIGQGAKPGEGGHLPGSKVTAKIAEARNATIGSDLISPSNNHDIYSIEDLEQMIHELKTANDQAKVAVKVPVVPNIGTIAVGIAKAGADIITLSGFDGGTGAARIHALQHVGLPVEIGVKAAHNALLEAGIRDTVEIWADGGIKSAQDVIKVMLLGANRIGFGTLSMIAIGCTTCRGCHLDTCHVGIATQIETEAQAEEHGLRRFVPREGDLAVQGLMNLFSAFGAELRELSASLGVKKLQDLVGRSDLLEQTVSENRLNLTTLLKTLDLPQLQHVTSSLKEAMLTTAATAVGAEYRGEDITQSSSASFRTVNSKQRVLGSLESGHRAKGRIQSNSSSLDPVSLSFGNGSIPGNGLGAYTSEGMTISVSGGGQDGIGKSTFGGDIVILKGIGPNGNSLNGSVGKGFGYGAQKGLLVVQGNADARAGIRLSGADMIIGGLIKQQITANEMGNIGVNANIKGFAFEYMTNGRGLVLGDPGPWICAGMTGGVVYLRYQPELGLTKDALHRRIAKGAKVSINPVDEKASLEIKELLSTYISLLEEARQDEVHELKALLSSPAQHFLQVNPVKEQADPSVSTE